From Citricoccus sp. SGAir0253, a single genomic window includes:
- a CDS encoding aldehyde dehydrogenase family protein: MTDTSTTAPSAAQGEGPVRTPLYYGGREHSTERTLTITNPARPSEVVGEASAATREQALEAVAAARAAFPEWAALTGAERAARLTEAAGAIMEDSEREAAILSAENGKVIGESTFDLIGLVQRTELACGLAEEVDAVETLPGPPTEVVVSHQPMGVVTIIVPFNWPIAILGASLPYALVAGNTVVVKPPPSCPLATTRAVQRLAERLPAGVLNVVTGEDAEIGEALVSNPDVAKVCFTGSVRGGKRIMAMAAESLTAVTLELGGNDGVLILPDAEFDQQGLDLLFMGIYGTTGQVCMNAKRIYVHSSKKDELVAELTKRLEQVKLGPATDPSTTMGPFHQKAQLQFVQDLVQEARDAGAEVREFGELPGGEWSEGYFMRPSIVLDPDPSLRVVTEEQFGPTIPIITFEDVEEGIRMVNDTQYGLCNSVWTSNEDTAREVGARLQAGYVFHNTHGPVLLDQRAPFGGVKQSGIGREMGTIGLREFQEPHALGILKGGPAPAGEGSAPVG; the protein is encoded by the coding sequence ATGACCGACACCAGCACGACCGCCCCCTCCGCCGCCCAGGGCGAGGGACCGGTCCGCACCCCGCTGTACTACGGCGGCCGGGAGCACTCCACGGAGCGGACGCTGACCATCACCAACCCCGCCAGGCCGTCCGAGGTGGTCGGCGAGGCCTCCGCCGCCACGCGCGAGCAGGCCCTCGAGGCCGTGGCCGCCGCCAGGGCCGCCTTCCCGGAGTGGGCGGCCCTGACCGGCGCCGAGCGCGCGGCGCGGCTGACCGAGGCCGCCGGCGCCATCATGGAGGACTCCGAGCGCGAGGCCGCCATCCTGTCCGCCGAGAACGGCAAGGTGATCGGCGAGTCCACGTTCGACCTCATCGGCCTGGTCCAGCGCACCGAGCTGGCCTGCGGGCTGGCGGAGGAGGTGGACGCCGTCGAGACCCTCCCCGGTCCGCCCACCGAGGTGGTCGTCTCCCACCAGCCGATGGGCGTGGTGACCATCATCGTCCCGTTCAACTGGCCCATCGCCATCCTCGGGGCCTCCCTGCCGTACGCGCTGGTCGCCGGGAACACCGTGGTGGTCAAGCCGCCGCCGTCCTGCCCGCTGGCCACCACCCGTGCCGTGCAGCGCCTGGCCGAGCGCCTGCCGGCCGGCGTGCTCAACGTGGTCACCGGCGAGGACGCCGAGATCGGCGAGGCCCTCGTGTCCAACCCGGACGTGGCCAAGGTCTGCTTCACCGGCTCCGTGCGCGGCGGCAAGCGCATCATGGCCATGGCCGCCGAGTCCCTCACCGCGGTCACCCTCGAGCTGGGCGGCAACGACGGGGTGCTCATCCTGCCGGACGCCGAGTTCGACCAGCAGGGCCTGGACCTGCTGTTCATGGGCATCTACGGCACCACCGGCCAGGTGTGCATGAACGCCAAGCGGATCTACGTGCACTCCTCCAAGAAGGACGAGCTCGTCGCCGAGCTGACCAAGCGCCTGGAGCAGGTCAAGCTGGGCCCGGCCACGGACCCGTCCACCACCATGGGCCCCTTCCACCAGAAGGCCCAGCTGCAGTTCGTGCAGGACCTGGTGCAGGAGGCCCGGGACGCCGGCGCCGAGGTCCGGGAGTTCGGCGAGCTGCCGGGCGGCGAGTGGTCCGAGGGGTACTTCATGCGCCCCTCGATCGTCCTGGACCCGGACCCCTCCCTGCGCGTGGTCACGGAGGAGCAGTTCGGGCCCACCATCCCGATCATCACCTTCGAGGACGTGGAGGAGGGCATCCGGATGGTCAACGACACCCAGTACGGGCTGTGCAACTCCGTGTGGACCTCGAACGAGGACACCGCCCGCGAGGTCGGCGCCCGACTGCAGGCCGGCTACGTCTTCCACAACACCCACGGCCCGGTGCTGCTGGACCAGCGCGCCCCGTTCGGCGGCGTGAAGCAGTCCGGCATCGGCCGCGAGATGGGCACGATCGGCCTGCGCGAGTTCCAGGAGCCGCACGCCCTGGGCATCCTCAAGGGCGGCCCCGCCCCCGCGGGCGAGGGCAGCGCCCCGGTGGGCTGA